DNA from Synechococcus elongatus PCC 6301:
GTTGACAAGCTTCAGATCGAAGCCAGTAAGCGGCAAGTCATTTCCGAGCTACAGGCTGAATTTGCTACTGTCTCCCAACATCTTGATGAGCTATCAAGTGCCTTTGATGAGATTCAAGATTTTGAGAACTTACTCAAGAGCCCTACAGGCTTGATTAGTGCTACACCTCGCTTGATTAAATTTCTGCGCCGGATTGTCACCATCGTGCGCTTTTGGCGGCGACCTGATGATTCCCAACCAACCCTGACAGGCACGGAGCAGGATCGTCGCGATCGCCCGCAGATGTACGACGATCCCGAATCCAATGGGCGTTCGCTCCTCGATCGCTAGGATTGAACGATGGGCAAAGCAAAACTTCAGCGGCTACTGGGAGAACTCGAGGCGGTTCAACTCTCCGATCGCCAGAATGCAGCAGCGATCTATACGGTAGCCACCGTGGCCGTCCAAAAGTTGAAAGAGCAAGCTGTTGCCCCGCCAGTGCCTGCTTTGCCCGAGGCTGCTCCTGTCGATTTTTCAGCGTTCAAACAGCAGTTCGTTGACCACAAAGCTTGTCGGCAATGGTTGAAAGGGCAGGGAGTTCAATTTGCCAAAACACCAAGCTGGGAAGACCTCTATCAGAGTTGGCGATACCTCCTGGCAGTCCAGCCAGCTCTGACAACAACCTTGCAAACTCATCCGTTACCGGCATCGGCAAAGCTCACGATTGCCCCTCACACTCTGCTGGAAAGTCTGGACTAGCCCAGGCTGGTAGCTACAGTTGAGGCTACTGGTCGGCTTGAACGATCAGTACATCGCAGCTGACGTGGTGGACGACATAGCTACTGACGCTGCCCATCAAGATTTCTGAAATCCCGCTCAGACCACGCCGACCCACAACAACGAGGTCTACGCCCAAGTCTTTGACGGCATCGCAAATGCCTCGGCTGGGATCGATAAAGCGAAGCAAGGGAATGGCTTCGATATTAACTGCGGTTGCTTGTTGTCGCAGATCTTGCAGTTGCTGGCGGGCCAACTCAGCATCTTGCCGTTGGCTGGCTTCTGCCAAGCTGAGATCGACAGTCCAGTCAGATGGCGAGTTTAGGAAGTTGATGTAGCTGCTGCTGTAGACCGGAGGTAATGGCGAGCAGTGCAGTAAAACCAGTTGAGCCTGATTTTGTTGGGCTAGCGTCAGCGCTTTCTTAAAAATCGAACTTTTGCCAGCCGAAAGATCAATCGCTGCCAAGATTTTTTGATAGCTCATCTGGCACCTCACAAGCAGCGCTGTTCTACTTCAATTATCCTGCTAGCCCTGCGAATTCAGTATTTAGCTGTCATTGCGAACTGTTGAGCATAGGGATGACAAGAGGGCTCAGCCAGTGGTTTGGCAGCGATCGCAGTGTCCACAGCGCCAAGTTGTGGGGTGATTGCTCCCGAAGGATTGCAACAGCGATCGCCAACGGCAGTCGCGACTGTAGAGGAACTGCCGCAGGGGTTGTAGATCCAGCCGGGGTGCTGGGCGTGGAGTGGGTATGGCTCGCCGCCGATACCGGAAGGGATCCAGCCACTGCAACTGCCCCAGTCTTTGCAGGTAGGCCAAGGCTAAATCCAGTTCATTACTACTGGCTAGGCTGCGAAGATCGCCACTGGCGGGAAGTTGCTGGGCTTGCCGTTGGGCCGCTTCCCATTGTTGCTGGGTAGCCTGCTGAAATCCTTGCCAGCGATCGCGATCGCTCGGATCGAGCCAACCACTGGGCTCACTCACTAAGGTCAGGCCTTGGGCCCGTTGTTGATCACGTCCACCACGGCCGACTTCTTGCAGATATTCACTGAGGAGCAAAGGGGGGTGTACATGGGCAACCCAGCGTACATCGCGCTTATCAATGCCCATCCCAAAGGCAGAGCTACAGACTGCAAAGGGCAGCGAACCAGTTTGCCAAGCTTGCTCAATTTGCCGCCGTTCGCGATCGCTCACTCCGGCATGATAAGCCGCGCAGCGGTAGCCTCGATTGCGCAAGCGGTCGGCCCAGGTTTCACAGTCGCGCCGGCTGCGCAGATAGATTAAGCCACTCTGACCTTGATGTTTGGCTAAAAAGTCTAAGAGCTGATTCTGACGCTGGCGAGGCGTCCACACCGTCTTCACGGCTAGGACAAGATTGCTGCGATAGGGATCGCGCTGATGTCGTTGAGGTTGTTGCAGTTGTAGTATCTGGCTGAGTCGTGCCACCTCTTGGGGGTAAGCGGTCGCTGTGAAAGCTGCGATCGGGAAGGAAGGTTTACCCAATCGGACGAGAGCAGGTCGGATCGCACCTAGCCGCAGGTAGGTCGGTCGGAAACTTTCGCCCCACTGCAGCAGACAGTGGGCTTCGTCGAGGATGAGTCCTGCGATCGCAATCGTTGGCTCCGTCAGACGCGACCAGAGAGGCGTACTCAGTAAGGTTTCGGGCGCCAGATAGAGCAGCTTGAGTTGCGGTAACTTCTGAAGCACGGCCTTGCGATCGCGTGGAGCCATCTGGCTATGGAGGCAGGCGGCAGCAATTCCCCGTGCTTGTAGGTCCGCCACTTGATTTTCAATCAGGGCAATCAGCGGCGTCACCACGATCGTCAACCCCGATCGCAGAAGTGCTGGCACTTGGAAGCAGAGCGATTTGCCACCGCCGGTTGGCCAGATGATCAGACAATCTCGACCTTGAGCGATCGCCTCTACAATCTCAGCCTGTCCCGGTCGAAAGGCGGGGTAACCCCAATGCTGCTGAAGCAGTTGTTGCGCGGTGAGTGATGCGGCCTGAACCATAGCCGGCAAACAAGCAGTGTCTCCAGCATTCCCGCTAGCCACTGCAGATCCCCAAGCTCAGTCAATCAGCCAGTAGCCGTTCTCAGTGCAAACTGCTGAAAAAGGGATGTCCCAAGGATCGTGGGGTAACTCCGACATGATCTGCGCTGCATAGGCGACCACGATCGCCGGAATCGATCGCCAAGCTGGGTCCGCCCGCAGGCGATCGTAGTAGCCACCGCCATACCCCAACCGATAACCTTCCTTATCCACAGCCACTGCTGGCACGATGAGCAGATCAATTTCAGCTGGAGAGACTGTTAGAGAGTCTGCTAGAGGCGCAAGCACTCCAGCGCAGTCCTTTGCTAGAGGCTGTTCAAACTGATAGCAATGGGCATAAAGCCGTTGATTTTGACAGCGAGGCAGTGCCCATTGTTTGGGTTGCAAGAGTAGTGATCGCAAGTCCGGCTCAGCCCCTAGCGGCCAATAACTCAAAACCGTTGTCGCCCGCTGAAACAGCGAAGAGGCTTGCAAATGTACCGCGATCGCTTGGCTGTACTGCTGTCGTTCCACCACTGACAGCGATCGCCGTTCTGCAAGTAGTTGTCGCCGCAGGCTGGCCTTATCAAGGTGCAAGCGCGGAGTCATCCAAAACTGAGTGATCCACAGATTACAAGCGATCGAGGATGGAATGCTGGAATCAGGCTTCTGAAGGACATTTGCACTGATCTAATGATTGTCTACTTATGTTCTACAGTCATTTATCTTATATCAAGAAATTTGAGACTTAAAGCAAGTCCAACTTGAGTCTTTAATAAGAACCTTGGGATATGAAAAATTGGAGGCTCATGGTTACGATCCCAGAGATAACCAAGACGGGTTCGCTATGTCACCGACAGTTGCCTTGCTGCGGGTCGATCGCTACGAAGCCCAATTGCTCGATGAGCGACTCGCGGCCTTACTTGCGCCTTGGGGGGGAATGGCTGCTTTCGTGAAGCCCGGCCAGAAAGTCTTGCTCAAACCCAATTTGTTGACAGGAAATCGGCCCGGTAAGGAGTGTGTGACGCGTCCCGACCTCGTAGCAGCGATCGCGCGGCTAGTTCGCCAAGTCGGTGGAGAGCCATTTTTGGGCGATAGTCCTGCTTTTGGGAGTGCCAAAGGGGTCGCGATCGCTAGTGGCTATGGCCCAATGTTGGAGGAACTCGATATTCCCCTAGTGGAATTTCGCGGTGTGCGACAGAGTACTGACAGTCCTACTTTTCAGCACCTCAGGCTTAGTCGGGAAGCTTTAGGGGCAGATGTCGTTATCAACATCCCCAAGCTCAAATCCCATGTGCAGCTGACGCTCTCGGCAGGCGTGAAAAATCTGTTTGGTTGCGTCCCCGGCAAGATGAAAGCGTGGTGGCACCTCGAAGCTGGGAAAGATCGCGATCGCTTTGGTGAAATGCTTGTGGAAACTGCTCGGGCGATCTCACCAGCACTGACGATTTTGGATGCGATCGTCGCCCATGAGGGCAATGGTCCCAGCAACGGCGAACCGCGATCGCTCAAGCTATTAGCAGCAGCGGATGATGTTTTTGCCCTCGATCAAGCCTGTGCAACATTGCTAGGGCTAAATGAGTTGGCCGTTCCGACCCTAGCAGCGGCAGCACGACTGCAATTACAGCATCCAACATTGCACTATCCCTTTCTAGATGCTGGTGATTGTCGGATTCTGGATTGGCGGCAACCCGACCGCCTAGTTCCCATTGATTTCGGTGCACCTAGAATTCTGCGATCAACCCTGAAGCATCTCTACATCCGATTAATTAAAGAACCGTTCCAAGCCTATGCACGGTCGTCTTCGTAGTTACGAGACTCGTACACAGATCAGTAGGTTGAGGAAACGAAAACGCGATCGCAACTAGAGCTGACTAATCCGAACCGTCTGATTGCGACCATTCAACTTCGCTTTGAGCATCGCCATATTTGCAGCTTTCAACAGCTCAGAGGGAGTTTGGCCAGCAGAAGGGAAGGCTGCAACGCCGAGAGAAATCGTGATCCGACAATTGCTCACTGCTTTCTGACTCACAGCCAGTCGAATTTGCTCAGCCCGTTGATAGGTCATGTCCTCATCCATGCCTGGCAAAATGAGGACGAACTCCTCGCCCCCATACCGACAAGCAAGATCTTCACCGCGCCGACACGATTCCAGCATCGTTTGTCCGAGTGTCTGCAACACTTGATCGCCAACAGCATGTCCAAAGCGCGTATTAAAGTCTTTGAATTTATCAACATCCAAGAAGATTAATCCCACTGAATAAGGGGCATCCCCTAGAGACCGCGATTCATTACGACGAATTGCTGTTAGTAACGTTCGTTCAAGAATTTCATCAAGGAAACGCCGATTATAAAGAGCTGTATTACTATCTCGATAGCTCAACTGTTTGAGCTGTTCTTGAAGGTGCATTACTGCCAAAGGTAAGGCTAATTGCTGACCAAAAGACTCCACAATTTTTTGAGACTTAGGGTCAACATTAGTCAGGTGTAAAATACCAATCAGCTGTTCATGTGCTTGTAATGGAATACAGATAATATTATCAGGAATAATCTCTCCATGTAGATGGTGACAGAGACCGCAGGGATAGGTAAATTCCGCTTGACTAGAGTGATAACATTCGCCTCGTCGCATTGCCCAACAATCGGAGGGCATCGCGAGAGAAGGTAATTCCAACTCACCAAAGCGAGCAATCTCAACGAGTGTATCTCTCGAAGCACTGATTTCAAGGACAGCACCTTGTGCTTGAGGAAACCAGCGCTGAAAGAAATCCTCCAGAATTTTTTTAATCTCTTCTGTAGAGCGACAGGTCAGGAGTAAACTACTTAATTTCTGTTCGAGCTGCAATACTTTGAGCTTGTGATTGAGCGTATCTTCTTTCTCTTGGTAATCATGATCAATGACACTCATCTCCCGTTGCTCTCGGCGTTGTTCTTGATAGAGTGCGATCGCAAGAGTCAAGCCTAGGAGCGAGCCTAAAATCAGGAGGACATTTGTGAGTAGACGATAGCTATCAACATTAATTACACGACGATCGAGGATTCTTCGCTCATTTTGAACAATCTGATTGATTTGAGAGTGTACATTATAATAAGAGGCATCGAGGCTTGGTGTAGCCTCTTGCTTTGCATTCATTAGATTTTGCTGCTCCTCTAGCTTGGATTGGATCAGCGCTGATAACGCCGCAATCTCTTTCAACTGTTCTGGATTGGGGGGCTGAACATAAAAGCTTTTTAACTTATCAATTGAATCCAACAGCTGTTCTTGTCCAAGCTGATAGAGTTTGTTATCGGTTTCTTGGCGACTTTCCAGGTAGCTGTTAAATCGGAAGAGCAGTCGAATCTGGTAGTAGTCAATTATTTGTGCAACTTCGATCGCTTCAAGAGAGCGATCGACTTGGCGACGGGCTTCTTGAATTGCGAATAGTCCTAAGCTCCCTGCAATGCCAAAAACACCGAGGAGTAAGCCTGCCCCACCATAAACCCAAGAACGCCACCCCTTGACTTTTAGGCGCGGTTTTGGGTTTGGTAGTCCTACCTCTATCTCATCCAGTAGTGACTGATCTGAGGAGTCTGCTGTACTGAAGGCATTTTGCATCGCTCTAGAATCTTGAGGCTCCCATAGTCAGTATCGCCATACGTTTTTAGTATTCCCTAACTCATTTTGTCGCCCTTCAGGGTGTGCAAAAAACAATCCTGGTAAATATTCATTGATGCAAACTAGCGTGCTAATTATCAACTAGCAAATTTCACTGCTGCGAATCATTCCAAGCGATCGCTGCTCTTGCAGCAATTTCGACTGACCGTTCTATCTGAGTCATCTACAAGAAAATAAGACTGATATGAGACTGGGGTTATGAGTTACTAGATGCTAGGGTAACTGCTTGCCCTTCTGCGGTGTACGCAAGATGGCGGAATTCTGAAACTCTTATCTAGAGCAGTTTTAAGGGTGTTTAAAGTCCAGAACAGATTGATTTGGACTACTTTTATTTTTTGGAGATTGGCTTTTTGGGGTTCTTACAGCCTAACATGTCCTGCAAATTTTTCTCATTCTGGTCTCATTACTTCTTAATCGCTCTCACCAATTCCAGCAGCCTGGACTAAATAGCGATCGTCTGAAAATTAGCGGTCAAAATCCCCAGTTCGGTTCTTATTTCGAGCCACGAAAAACTCCGGATTGTTCAGATCCAGTCCCGGATTCAGTCGCATATGCCCCATGTCTGCTTGGATAGAGCCGAGAACAGCCTGCCTCTAGGACAAGAAGCTCGCCACCTTGTTTCCGCTCCTAAGACTGTCTCAACTGAAACAATATCTGCCCTACAAAAAATTAGGCCCAAAGCGATCGCCCTGAGCCTAGAAAGGTTTGAAAGTGGCTGGGTTATGCGCTAGTGAGTCACAGCAAGAGTTTGCGCTAGACCATTTGCCTGTGCTGCTTCGACAACGGCGGCTGCGACAGCCGGCGCTACACGAGAATCAAAAGCACTGGGGACGATGTGCTCTGCCGAAAGAGTTTCTGGGGGTACTAGAGCTGCGATCGCTCGTGCAGCGGCTAGGAACATGCTGCTGGTCAGGCTCTTCGCCCGACAATCCAAGGCTCCACGGAATACGCCTGGGAAAGCCAGGACATTATTAATCTGGTTCGGGTAGTCACTGCGGCCCGTGGCGATGACGGCTGCCCGCCCCTGAATCAGCTCTGGTTGAATCTCGGGGATGGGGTTGGCCATCGCGAAAATAATGCGATCGCTCGCCATAGTTTCCACCATTTCGACGGTCAGCACCCCCGGCACGCTGACACCGATAAAGACATCCGCATTGACCAGAGCATCAGCTAAGCTCCCACCTGCTTCAATGGCGAATGCTTGCTTCTGGGGCGTCAGATCGCTGCGATCGCAACTAAGAATCCCGCGAGAATCACAAATGATGATGTTAGTAGCGCCCGCTTCCCGCAGCAGCGAGGCAACGGACAGACCGGCCGCACCGGCTCCATTCATCACGATCCGCACCTGTGAGAGCGATTTCTTGACCAGCTTCAGAGCGTTTTCAAGTGCTGCGAGGGTGACGATCGCGGTGCCATGCTGATCGTCGTGAAACACCGGGATATCTAGCTCTTGCTTCAGTCGAGCTTCAATTTCAAAGCAACGAGGAGCCGCAATATCCTCCAAATTCACGCCCCCAAAGACCGGCGCGATTCGCTTCATCGTCTCGACAATCTCATCCGTGTCTTGGGTATCAAGACAAATCGGGAAGGCATCGACATCGCCAAACGCCTTGAACAGCATGGCTTTGCCCTCCATCACCGGCAATGCACCGGCTGGGCCAAGGTTACCAAGGCCAAGAACGGCGGTCCCATCGGTGACGATCGCCACCATGTTTTGTTTGACCGTTAGCTCGTAGACGCGATCGGGGTTAGCCGCAATCGCCTTACAAACGCGACCCACACCGGGCGTATAGGCCATAGCAAGCTGGGCTTGACTGGTCAACGGCAGCTTTGGCTCGACGCTAATTTTGCCACCACGGTGTAGTGCAAAGGTGCGATCTTCGCTGTCTAGCAACTCCAGATCCGGCACTGCTGCGATCGCTTCAACCACTGCTGCAGCCTGCTCTTCACTGGCCGCTTCTACTATCAGCCGACGGTCAATCCACTGGTTAGTCCGCTGCAGCAATTCCATCTCTGTTAAGTTCGCGCCGGTCGTGGCGATCGCCTGCACAACATGCAGCATGGCAGCGGTATTGCTGGGCATACGCACCAGAACCGAAACGCTGTGACTGGCATTAGGAGTAAGTGCAGAAGCCATTGAGACAGGGGTGCGAAGAGTCTTAATGCCATTGTCCCACCCTGCTCGAGTCTCCCCTAAAGGATTTCTGCCTTCCTTTTAGCTAGAGGCACGGGCGATCAGCTATACGGTGAGATTTTAGCTTGTCTACTAGTCTTATAAAAGTCGCAACTAAGTCCAAAAACAAGTCTTATAAATCTTATAAATAGACAAAAATCACCCTAGAGCTAATCACTGACCTAAAAAAAGACCCAAAGCCTTAAACAGCCTTGAGTCCAGCGATCAGCTCTGCAAATGACTGATTTTTAAGGAACACTCAGTTTGTCTGTGCAGTCGCTCAGCGCAGCTGGATGGGGCTCCAGCGATTCACGGGAGGAGCCAGATATTCTGGGGCAAGTTCCGTCGCCGATCGCGCCGTGAGGTACAGGTCAAAGCTGACTGAGAGTCGCGTCAAGTCAGTCAGGTTTTCGGTGACGCCATGTCTTGTGCTGGCAGGAAACAGCAGCAATAATCCAGCCTGCGGTGGATAGTCAATCCACGCTTGGTTGAGTGCAGCCTCCTCGGCAATCACCTCGCCATAGCCAACGGCTAAGCCGGGCACCAACTCATTGCGCGGGCGATCGTCAAAAATTCTGAGGGCTCCCAGTTCAGGATCGCCGCTGCCGTTCAAGTAGTAGATAGCGCTGAGATGGGCGTTGGGATGGTGATGGGCGCCAATGCTTTGGCCGGGCTCAGAAACAACCGGCCACGATCGCTGAATCCACAATTGCAAAGCCTCCGTTTGAAAACCCAACGCTTGGCAAAACTGCAGCGCTTCAACCTCTACCTGCGATCGCAACCAAGCAAAATCAGGATGTTCATGCACCAAGGCCACGCCATTCATGTCGCCGGTCCAGGCCGATTCCCCACTCGGATTCGCCCAGAGATCACCGCGCCATTGAAAAATCTGAGCAACCATCCGCTCATGTAGAGCCGGATCGGGCGTGAGCAGGTTGCGAGAAACAGCAAGCGGGAACCAAGTATCAATGGGCATCGATTACGGCTGTGAAGAGTCTTTCGATACCCTACTCCACTCGTTATAACTAGCCGAAATAGCCAGAGATTGTTGTCAGCAAGGGCCACAATAGGGGGCACCGTGGCCTTTCTTGGCGATCGAGCGATCGCTATCACGCATGCCTCATGCCATCGTGCAACAGGCCCAGCCTGCCCTGGAATTCATTCCGCCTGACTATCAGCCCTGGCTGCATCGACTGGTCAAGCTAGTTTTACCGTTCCTGTTACGCGCCCAAAAAATTCAGCGGGTTGAGGCCACAGGGATTGAGGAGCTAGCAGGGCTACTGGCACAATTTCAAGCCCGTCAAGTTCGCCTGATTTTGGCTTTTCGACATCCCAGCACCCAAGCCCCCCTTGTTTTGGCCCATTTGCTTTGGAAAACCATCCCGACGGTGGCACGCCACAATCACATTCCGCTGCGATCGCCGGTGCATAGTCAATTCCTCTACGATCGCGGCATTCCGATCTGGGCCGGTCAGTTCACAGGCTGGGTGCTGTCGAAGTTGGGGGGGATTCCAATTCAGCGCGGCAAGTTAGACCGCACTGCCCTCAAAACAGCCCGCGATCGCTTAGTCAATGGCAACTTTCCCCTCGCGATCGCCCCCGAAGGGGCCACCAATAATCACAGTGAAATCCTCAGCCCGTTGGAACCGGGCATTGCTCAGTTAGCCTTTTGGTGTTGTGATGACCTAGCCGCTGACGATCGCGCTGAAGCGGTCGTAATCGTCCCAATCGGTCTGCAATATCCTTTCGTCAACAAGCAGGATTGGCACGCGATCGACCATTTGTTGACGGAACTAGAGCAAGACCTCAACCTCTC
Protein-coding regions in this window:
- a CDS encoding universal stress protein, producing MSYQKILAAIDLSAGKSSIFKKALTLAQQNQAQLVLLHCSPLPPVYSSSYINFLNSPSDWTVDLSLAEASQRQDAELARQQLQDLRQQATAVNIEAIPLLRFIDPSRGICDAVKDLGVDLVVVGRRGLSGISEILMGSVSSYVVHHVSCDVLIVQADQ
- a CDS encoding RecQ family ATP-dependent DNA helicase is translated as MVQAASLTAQQLLQQHWGYPAFRPGQAEIVEAIAQGRDCLIIWPTGGGKSLCFQVPALLRSGLTIVVTPLIALIENQVADLQARGIAAACLHSQMAPRDRKAVLQKLPQLKLLYLAPETLLSTPLWSRLTEPTIAIAGLILDEAHCLLQWGESFRPTYLRLGAIRPALVRLGKPSFPIAAFTATAYPQEVARLSQILQLQQPQRHQRDPYRSNLVLAVKTVWTPRQRQNQLLDFLAKHQGQSGLIYLRSRRDCETWADRLRNRGYRCAAYHAGVSDRERRQIEQAWQTGSLPFAVCSSAFGMGIDKRDVRWVAHVHPPLLLSEYLQEVGRGGRDQQRAQGLTLVSEPSGWLDPSDRDRWQGFQQATQQQWEAAQRQAQQLPASGDLRSLASSNELDLALAYLQRLGQLQWLDPFRYRRRAIPTPRPAPRLDLQPLRQFLYSRDCRWRSLLQSFGSNHPTTWRCGHCDRCQTTG
- a CDS encoding 5-formyltetrahydrofolate cyclo-ligase, whose amino-acid sequence is MTPRLHLDKASLRRQLLAERRSLSVVERQQYSQAIAVHLQASSLFQRATTVLSYWPLGAEPDLRSLLLQPKQWALPRCQNQRLYAHCYQFEQPLAKDCAGVLAPLADSLTVSPAEIDLLIVPAVAVDKEGYRLGYGGGYYDRLRADPAWRSIPAIVVAYAAQIMSELPHDPWDIPFSAVCTENGYWLID
- a CDS encoding DUF362 domain-containing protein, which encodes MSPTVALLRVDRYEAQLLDERLAALLAPWGGMAAFVKPGQKVLLKPNLLTGNRPGKECVTRPDLVAAIARLVRQVGGEPFLGDSPAFGSAKGVAIASGYGPMLEELDIPLVEFRGVRQSTDSPTFQHLRLSREALGADVVINIPKLKSHVQLTLSAGVKNLFGCVPGKMKAWWHLEAGKDRDRFGEMLVETARAISPALTILDAIVAHEGNGPSNGEPRSLKLLAAADDVFALDQACATLLGLNELAVPTLAAAARLQLQHPTLHYPFLDAGDCRILDWRQPDRLVPIDFGAPRILRSTLKHLYIRLIKEPFQAYARSSS
- a CDS encoding diguanylate cyclase; the encoded protein is MQNAFSTADSSDQSLLDEIEVGLPNPKPRLKVKGWRSWVYGGAGLLLGVFGIAGSLGLFAIQEARRQVDRSLEAIEVAQIIDYYQIRLLFRFNSYLESRQETDNKLYQLGQEQLLDSIDKLKSFYVQPPNPEQLKEIAALSALIQSKLEEQQNLMNAKQEATPSLDASYYNVHSQINQIVQNERRILDRRVINVDSYRLLTNVLLILGSLLGLTLAIALYQEQRREQREMSVIDHDYQEKEDTLNHKLKVLQLEQKLSSLLLTCRSTEEIKKILEDFFQRWFPQAQGAVLEISASRDTLVEIARFGELELPSLAMPSDCWAMRRGECYHSSQAEFTYPCGLCHHLHGEIIPDNIICIPLQAHEQLIGILHLTNVDPKSQKIVESFGQQLALPLAVMHLQEQLKQLSYRDSNTALYNRRFLDEILERTLLTAIRRNESRSLGDAPYSVGLIFLDVDKFKDFNTRFGHAVGDQVLQTLGQTMLESCRRGEDLACRYGGEEFVLILPGMDEDMTYQRAEQIRLAVSQKAVSNCRITISLGVAAFPSAGQTPSELLKAANMAMLKAKLNGRNQTVRISQL
- a CDS encoding NAD(P)-dependent malic enzyme, whose amino-acid sequence is MASALTPNASHSVSVLVRMPSNTAAMLHVVQAIATTGANLTEMELLQRTNQWIDRRLIVEAASEEQAAAVVEAIAAVPDLELLDSEDRTFALHRGGKISVEPKLPLTSQAQLAMAYTPGVGRVCKAIAANPDRVYELTVKQNMVAIVTDGTAVLGLGNLGPAGALPVMEGKAMLFKAFGDVDAFPICLDTQDTDEIVETMKRIAPVFGGVNLEDIAAPRCFEIEARLKQELDIPVFHDDQHGTAIVTLAALENALKLVKKSLSQVRIVMNGAGAAGLSVASLLREAGATNIIICDSRGILSCDRSDLTPQKQAFAIEAGGSLADALVNADVFIGVSVPGVLTVEMVETMASDRIIFAMANPIPEIQPELIQGRAAVIATGRSDYPNQINNVLAFPGVFRGALDCRAKSLTSSMFLAAARAIAALVPPETLSAEHIVPSAFDSRVAPAVAAAVVEAAQANGLAQTLAVTH
- a CDS encoding 2OG-Fe(II) oxygenase family protein, encoding MPIDTWFPLAVSRNLLTPDPALHERMVAQIFQWRGDLWANPSGESAWTGDMNGVALVHEHPDFAWLRSQVEVEALQFCQALGFQTEALQLWIQRSWPVVSEPGQSIGAHHHPNAHLSAIYYLNGSGDPELGALRIFDDRPRNELVPGLAVGYGEVIAEEAALNQAWIDYPPQAGLLLLFPASTRHGVTENLTDLTRLSVSFDLYLTARSATELAPEYLAPPVNRWSPIQLR
- a CDS encoding lysophospholipid acyltransferase family protein; protein product: MPHAIVQQAQPALEFIPPDYQPWLHRLVKLVLPFLLRAQKIQRVEATGIEELAGLLAQFQARQVRLILAFRHPSTQAPLVLAHLLWKTIPTVARHNHIPLRSPVHSQFLYDRGIPIWAGQFTGWVLSKLGGIPIQRGKLDRTALKTARDRLVNGNFPLAIAPEGATNNHSEILSPLEPGIAQLAFWCCDDLAADDRAEAVVIVPIGLQYPFVNKQDWHAIDHLLTELEQDLNLSSLLPSSIDDPAARRYARLARLGLQMLTTFETFYREAYGQTLDPNPADPATASTAYPDFARRLQQLREVALSVAESHFNLPAKGSISDRCRRIEQAGWDRIYRDDLDQLSLVARGLADWNATEASIRMGHMRLVEHFAAVSGSYVREKPTIDRYAEVLTIMARAIAWTQGRSPQSVSKLSQRIAKLQIGQPINVSDRYLDYRQNRRSAIEQLTCDLTNRLEQSIQTSTH